The stretch of DNA TATTATGGAGGCGGCCAGAGGATATACTATAAAAATAGGCCTGGATTGTGCTGCGTCACACTGGAGGAAGAAAAAATATGACATAGATTTTTATACCAGCTTAGTTAGCAAATATCCAATTATTTTTCTTGAGGATCCTTTTGGAGAAGAGGACTGGGAACTGTTTCAGGAAATTACTAGAAAATTGGGTAAAAAAGTGACTATTGTAGGAGATGACCTTTTAACCACTAATGTTAAAAGAATCAAAAAGGCTAGAAGTAAAAGGGCTTGCAATGGGACAATTATTAAACCAGATCAAGTTGGCACAGTAAATGAAGTTATTGAAGCTGTAAAATTAGCCAAGTCGTTTGACTGGAAAATTATGGTCTCTCATCGGGCAGGGGAGACCATGGATGATTTTATTGCTGATTTGGCAGTTGGCATTGGCGCTGATTTCATTAAATCCGGCGGTCCAACCAAACCTGAACGATTAGTAAAGTATAACCGTTTATTAAAAATCGAAGAAGAAAAATGAAAAAGATTGTTTTAATTATTATTGATGGGCTGGGGGATAGGCCGATTGCGGCTCTTGGGAATAAAACCCCGCTTGAAGCAGCTAAGACGCCTAATTTGGATTTTTTAGTTGAAAATGGAATTTGTGGTTTAGTTGAACCTAAGTTTCAAGGCGCTACCCCAACATCTGAAGGCGCCCATTTTTCTTTGTTTGGTTATGACCCTGAAGTTTATAAAATAAGGAGGGGAATTATTACAGCAACAGGCGCTGGGCTTAAAGCAAAAAAAGGAGATGTTGCTTTGAGAGGAAACTTTGCTACTGTTGATAAAGAACTAAATATGATTGATAGAAGAGCTGGCAGAATTAAAAATCCAGGTCTTTTGATTAAAGCTTTAAATGGAATAAAAATTAACAATGTAAGATTTTTATTAAAAAGCGCCACAGAACATAGATTGGGAATTATAATGAGAGGGAAAAATTTGAGCCCTGATATTTCAGACGGTGATCCTCATTATGGAAAACTTGGGAAAAAGGCAAGAAAAATTAAACCTTTTAATAAGAGTGCTAACGCAGTTTTTACAGCTAAAGTTTTGAATAAATTTTTAAAAAGAGCCGGTCAGATTTTAAAAGCTCATCCCTTGAATAAAAAAAGAGAAAAAATGGGATTGCCAGTAGCAAACTATATTTTAGTGAGAGGTGCTTCTACTGTTAAAAAATTACCTTCTTTTAAAAAGAGATATAACTTGAAAGCCTGTTGTATCGCCGGCAAGTTTCTTTATCAACAGATTGGCAAGATTTTAGGGATGGACCTGATAAAAGTTAAAGGAGCTAATGGGCTTGTTAACACAAACTTGAAAGGGAAAGTTCAAGCTGTAAAAAAGGCCCTGAGAAAGTATAATTTTGTTTTCTTACATATTAAGGCAACGGATTCTTTGGCTGAGGACGGGAACTTTAAAGGAAAAAAAGAATTTATTGAGAAGATAGATGGAAATTTGAAACCAATTTTAAATCTTAAAGATACCTTAATAGTAGCTACGGCTGACCATTCCACTTGCTGTTCTCTCAAAAGACATTGTTCAGAGCCGATACCAATTTTAATTTTTGGCGATGGTAAAGATTCGGTGAAAGAATTTTCTGAAAAGGTTTGTCAGAAAGGAAAGTTAGGAAGAATAAAGCAGACAAATTTAATGAAGAAAGTTTTGGCTATTGCCAAGAAATAAACATTTTGCTAAAATAAAAAATATGAACAAGAACTTATTAGCAATAGCAATTATTATTGCAGGTGTCCTAATTGCTGGGGCAATCGTTTACACCAACTATTCAAAGTCTTCAGAAGAGGGTGAGGTTTTGTCTTCCCAAGAAGCCGGGGAGAAGATGGTAAATTTTATTAGTGATAATATCTTACAGGGAGAAGCTGCCATTTCTTTAATAGAGACATTGGAAGAGAATGGGTTGTACAAAGTTAAGTTTGAGGTTGAAGGAGAAGAGGTAGAATGGCGTATAACAAAAGATGGAGAGCTTATCTTTCCTCAAGTAATTGATTTAGCAGAATTTGAACTACCGGCAGAAGAGACAGGTCAGACAATTGGGAATTTTTCAGTAAGTAATGATGAAGTTTGTAAAGAGAATGGTAAACCCATTGTTTATTTTTTTGGCTCTGAGGAATGTAGTTATTGTAAATGGGAGCATCCTGTAATGGAAGAGGTGGCAGCAAAATTTGAGGGAGAGATAGCTTTTCATAATAATATGGATTCAGAAGCTGATATGGATGTATTTTCCAAATATAGCACTGGCGGTGGCATACCAACTTTAGTTTTAGGGTGTAAATATTACCGAGTTGGAGCTGGAACCCAATCTGGCGAAGAAAAAGAAACAGAGTATTTAACTGCTTTAATTTGTAAGTTAACAGAGAATAAACCTGCTGACGTCTGTAGCTCTGTTCAAGATTTAATTAACGAAATAAAAGATTAATGAAATGGTTAAAGTTTTTTCCACCCCAAGCTGTCCATACTGTGTTACTTTAAAAGAATTTTTGAAAGAGCATGATATTGAATTTGAAGATATTGATGTTTCTCAAGATAAAGTTGCTTTGGATGAGATGGTAAAAAAATCAGGCCAGATGGGAGTTCCAGTTGTGGATATAGATGGCCAGATTGTTATTGGCTTTGATAAGGAGAAAATCACTAAATTATTAAATCTATGATAAAAATTGCTATAAATGGTTTCGGAAGAATAGGTCGTCCTACATTCCGAAGAATTATTGACAATCATCCTGATTTGGAAGTTGTTGCTATTAATGATTTAACTGATAACAAAACATTGGCTCATCTTTTAAAATACGATTCTATATATGGAAGATATGATAAAGAGATTACTTGTGCTATGCTTGCTGAAGCAGAACCGGAGAAACTTCCATGGAAGAAATTAGAAGTTGATATTGTTTTAGAATGCACTGGTCGTTTTACTGATTTGCAAGGAGCTAAAAAACATATTAAAGCAGGCGCAAAAAAAGTAATAATTTCAGCTCCCGGAAAAGACCCAGAGATTCCGGGTTTTGTTTTGGGCGTTAATGAAGAGAAATTTGACCCTAAAAAAGATGAAATTATTGATATGGGCTCTTGCACTACTAATTGTTTGGCTCCGCTCGTAAAAGTTTTAAATGATAATTTTGAAATTAAAAATGGCTTTATGACCACTGTTCACAGCTATACCAATGACCAGAGAATATTGGATTTACCTCACAAGGATTTAAGAAGAACCAGGGCCGCTGCTTTGAATATTATTCCAACTACTACTGGGGCTACCAAAGCAATTGGAAAGATTATCCCTGAATTAGACGGGAAGTTGGATGGAATTGCTATAAGAGTTCCAACTCCAACAGTTTCAATTTTAGATTTAATCGTTGAAATAGAGAAATCAACAACTAAAGAGAAAGTTAATGCTGCATTTAAAAAAGCTGCTAACCAGCTTAAAGGGATTTTGAGAGTAGAAGAAGAGCCATTGGTTTCCACTGACTATATCGGCGACACTTATTCAGCCATTGTTGACGCTTCTCAAACAATGGTTAAAGACAAGTTAATTAAAGTCCTTGGCTGGTATGATAATGAATATGGTTATGCCTGCCGTTTAGCAGAATTCACTGAATACGTAGGCAAGAAATTATAATTATATAATTTAGAGAAGCAAAAAGGCCGAAACTTTCGTTTCGGCCTTTTTGCTTCTTGCTCCTCTTTAGTCTTCTTTCTCTTCTTTTTTTTCTATTTTCTTTTTCTCTTCCACTTGCGGAAATCTCTTTTTAATATCTTTAGTAAGCCAATCACCGCTAAGTTTTTGGCTTCTTTTTATTATATCAGTGGTGGTATATTTTTCTTTGGTTTTATCTCTTTTTGGAAGATTTTTTAACATCATTTTTTTCTATATAAATTATTTTAAAGTAATATTTTTTAAATATTTCCTCAAAGTCTTTTTTGATTATTTTCCATTCTTTCAAAGACTCTAACTTTTCAACGGTCAGCTTGAGAGCATTTTTTGCTTCATTTAAAAATATAGAATATTCGTGCGCTGGATAATTATTAACAAAGGCTCTCGCTGTTCGAAGAGCTTTTTTGAAATCATTTTTCATCATTGCAGCCGATAATAAATCTATGGCATAAAATAAAGCTACTCTAAGTTCCCGATAACTCTTTTGAAGGTGATAAGGGTCAATTTGTTGAATAACTGGTTTAACAAATTCGGTTGCTATATGTAGAGCTAACTTAGCAGAATCAAGTCTTGATAATTTAATTTCGTTTTGACGAAGAAATTTATATCGGTCGTTTGCTATACTCTCTGAAAGATTAGATAGTGTCGTTATTATATTTTGGATATCAAGTGCAGATATCCTTGAACCATCTCTTGGGTGTTCCATAGGTAAATCCAAAGGACCAAGAGCAGCTTTGTCGCTCATATAAATTACATCTCCTCCTAATGCCATTAAAGTTCCCGCACTTTTTGCATAATTTGGAATAAGTATATAAATTTTTTGAAACCTCTTTCTCAAAAGAGTCATAATGGCAACTGCAGAAAAAGGATCTCCTCCATATGTTTGCAAAACCAAAAATAGCTTTTCACTTTGGTGATTTTTAATTTCTTTTTCAACTTCGTCTAAACAGGTTGAATCTATTTTTCTATTTTCATCTACTAAAAAAATTAAGTAGGAAGTTTTTGGCATCAATCTAATTATATCATAATCCAAAAATATTACAAATTTACTTGACTTATCTTTTAAAGAACTTTATACTGAAAGTAGCCTCCCAGAGGCAGCCCGTTAGAGCAACCGCAACATAGCGAGAAGCGGGGCAACGGCAATACGATGAAATAAGTGTAAAAATCCTTATAGTAGCAGTAGAGTTTGACTCTCAATTCGAGAAGATATACAACTAACTATTATAAGGGGCTTATTGAAGGAGATATGTGCTGGGAGGCTTTTCGTTTTTGGAAAAATTCCATTACTTGAAACATTGGGCTATATGCCTTGAAGGGGGCTTTGAGGAGAGGCCTTGACCATGCCAAAAATCGTCCGATCGGACGATTTTTGGCATGGGTACTTTTTCACAGAAAAACCTTTGTTAAATTTCTTCTACAGGGTATAATAGAATAACATGATTAAAAAAGGCAATCTATATTATCCAAGCAAAGAATTTAAAAAAAAGGCCTGGGTTAATAATAAGGCAATTTATAAGAAAGCTAGCAGGAATCCAAAAAAGTTTTGGGAGGATTTAGCCAAAGATTTGCTTTGGTTTAAAAAATGGAGAAAAGTTTTTGTTCACAAGCCGCCATACTTTAAGTGGTTTGTAGACGGAAAACTCAATATTACTCAAAATGCTTTGGACAGAAATTTAGAGAAGAAGAAAAATAAAGTTGCTCTAATCTGGGAACCGGAGCCAATTAAGGAGAAATCAAGAGTTTTCACCTATTACGACCTGTTTAGAGAAGTTAACAAATTTGCCAATGTTTTGAAGAAATTAGGAGTGAAAAAGGGGAATAGGGTAGGAATTTATTTGCCAATGATTCCAGAAGTGGTAATTGCAATGTTGGCTTGCGCTCGTCTTGGAGCAGTTCATTCAGTTGTGTTCTCAGCTTTTAGTTCTCGGGCTTTGAACATAAGATTGCAAGATACTAAAGCAAAAATCTTAATAACAGCAGATGGTTATTTTCGGCGAGGTAAGGTTATTGATTTAAAGAAAAATGCTGACGAAGGTATAAAGAAGACAGAGGTGAAAAAAGTTATTGTGGTAAAAAGAACAGGGAATCCAGTCAAGATAAAGAAAGGTCGTGATCTTTGGTGGCAGGAATTAATTGAGAAGGAGAAAGACCAATGCGAGCCAGTACCAATGGATTCAGAAGACCTTTTGTTTGTGCTTTACACAAGCGGGAGTACGGGACGGCCCAAAGGCTGCGAACACGTCTGCGGTGGCTACACTGTCCAGGCCTATTGGACAGGCAAATGGATATTTGATTTGAAAGAGGATGATATTTTTTGGTGCACTTCAGACCCTGGCTGGATAACAGGACAT from Patescibacteria group bacterium encodes:
- the apgM gene encoding 2,3-bisphosphoglycerate-independent phosphoglycerate mutase, with the translated sequence MKKIVLIIIDGLGDRPIAALGNKTPLEAAKTPNLDFLVENGICGLVEPKFQGATPTSEGAHFSLFGYDPEVYKIRRGIITATGAGLKAKKGDVALRGNFATVDKELNMIDRRAGRIKNPGLLIKALNGIKINNVRFLLKSATEHRLGIIMRGKNLSPDISDGDPHYGKLGKKARKIKPFNKSANAVFTAKVLNKFLKRAGQILKAHPLNKKREKMGLPVANYILVRGASTVKKLPSFKKRYNLKACCIAGKFLYQQIGKILGMDLIKVKGANGLVNTNLKGKVQAVKKALRKYNFVFLHIKATDSLAEDGNFKGKKEFIEKIDGNLKPILNLKDTLIVATADHSTCCSLKRHCSEPIPILIFGDGKDSVKEFSEKVCQKGKLGRIKQTNLMKKVLAIAKK
- the gap gene encoding type I glyceraldehyde-3-phosphate dehydrogenase, which encodes MIKIAINGFGRIGRPTFRRIIDNHPDLEVVAINDLTDNKTLAHLLKYDSIYGRYDKEITCAMLAEAEPEKLPWKKLEVDIVLECTGRFTDLQGAKKHIKAGAKKVIISAPGKDPEIPGFVLGVNEEKFDPKKDEIIDMGSCTTNCLAPLVKVLNDNFEIKNGFMTTVHSYTNDQRILDLPHKDLRRTRAAALNIIPTTTGATKAIGKIIPELDGKLDGIAIRVPTPTVSILDLIVEIEKSTTKEKVNAAFKKAANQLKGILRVEEEPLVSTDYIGDTYSAIVDASQTMVKDKLIKVLGWYDNEYGYACRLAEFTEYVGKKL
- a CDS encoding glutaredoxin family protein — protein: MVKVFSTPSCPYCVTLKEFLKEHDIEFEDIDVSQDKVALDEMVKKSGQMGVPVVDIDGQIVIGFDKEKITKLLNL
- a CDS encoding thioredoxin family protein, with the translated sequence MNKNLLAIAIIIAGVLIAGAIVYTNYSKSSEEGEVLSSQEAGEKMVNFISDNILQGEAAISLIETLEENGLYKVKFEVEGEEVEWRITKDGELIFPQVIDLAEFELPAEETGQTIGNFSVSNDEVCKENGKPIVYFFGSEECSYCKWEHPVMEEVAAKFEGEIAFHNNMDSEADMDVFSKYSTGGGIPTLVLGCKYYRVGAGTQSGEEKETEYLTALICKLTENKPADVCSSVQDLINEIKD